Proteins from a single region of Pseudomonas quebecensis:
- the recQ gene encoding DNA helicase RecQ: protein MLEQAQRVLKDIFGYDSFRGRQGAIIERVASGGDALVLMPTGGGKSLCFQVPALLRNGLAVVVSPLIALMDDQVATLEELGVAAASLNSTLSAEQQRDLAARIKRGEVKMLYLAPERLVQPRMLAFLQSLEIALFAIDEAHCVSQWGHDFRREYLQLGQLAELFPDVPRIALTATADKRTREEIVERLHLQNAERFLSSFDRPNIFYRIVPKEQPRKQLLAFLSERRSDAGIVYCLSRKKVDEVAAFLCEQGYPALPYHAGLPNDLRAYHQKRFLNEEGLIMVATIAFGMGIDKSNVRFVAHMDLPKSLEAYYQETGRAGRDGLPADAWMVYGLQDVVMLKQMLQNSEGDERHKRLEQHKLDAMLSLCEETRCRRQTLLAYFDEDMPEPCGHCDNCVDGVQTWDATEPARQGLSAIYRTGQRYGVGHLVDVLLGKDNEKIRSFGHEKLSVYGVGKARAEGEWRSLFRQMVARGLVDIDLEGYGGLRLNDSCRPLLKGEVSLQLRRDLKPQTTAKSSTSQASQLVRGEEREQWEALRTLRRKLAQEHSVPPYVIFPDSTLLEMLREQPTTLAEMARVSGVGARKLERYGQAFLEVLGGQAEAPKEVADIRHELISLARAGMTPIQIAGQLQCSEKNVYTLLAESIGKQQLSLEQALDLPEDLLGEIQDAFLDGEGELPPVTEIAPLFTGRVPEGVLYCVRAALQSEFEI from the coding sequence ATGCTCGAGCAGGCTCAACGCGTCCTCAAGGACATCTTCGGCTACGACAGTTTTCGTGGCCGTCAGGGTGCGATCATTGAGCGCGTGGCCAGTGGTGGCGATGCCCTGGTCCTGATGCCTACCGGCGGCGGCAAATCGTTGTGCTTCCAGGTGCCGGCGCTGTTGCGCAACGGGCTGGCGGTGGTGGTGTCGCCGTTGATCGCCTTGATGGACGACCAGGTGGCGACCCTTGAGGAACTCGGCGTGGCCGCCGCATCCCTGAACTCCACCCTCAGCGCCGAGCAGCAACGCGACCTGGCCGCGCGGATCAAGCGTGGTGAAGTCAAAATGCTCTACCTCGCTCCTGAGCGCCTGGTGCAGCCGCGCATGCTGGCGTTCCTGCAGAGCCTGGAGATTGCCTTGTTCGCCATTGACGAAGCGCACTGCGTATCGCAATGGGGCCACGATTTCCGTCGCGAATATTTGCAGCTGGGTCAGTTGGCGGAGCTGTTCCCCGACGTGCCGCGCATTGCCCTGACGGCCACTGCGGACAAGCGTACCCGCGAAGAAATCGTCGAGCGCCTGCACTTGCAGAACGCCGAACGCTTCCTGTCGAGCTTCGACCGCCCGAATATCTTCTACCGCATCGTGCCCAAGGAGCAGCCGCGCAAGCAGTTGCTGGCATTCCTGTCCGAGCGGCGCAGCGATGCGGGCATCGTCTACTGCCTGTCGCGTAAAAAGGTCGATGAAGTTGCTGCCTTCCTGTGCGAGCAGGGCTACCCGGCATTGCCTTACCACGCCGGCCTGCCAAACGACCTGCGTGCCTATCACCAGAAGCGCTTCCTCAACGAGGAGGGCCTGATCATGGTGGCGACCATCGCGTTCGGCATGGGGATCGACAAATCCAACGTGCGCTTCGTGGCCCACATGGACCTGCCCAAGTCGCTCGAGGCCTATTACCAGGAAACCGGACGTGCCGGCCGAGATGGCCTGCCGGCGGATGCGTGGATGGTCTACGGCCTGCAGGACGTGGTGATGCTCAAGCAGATGCTGCAGAACTCCGAAGGCGATGAACGCCACAAGCGCCTGGAGCAGCACAAGCTCGACGCCATGCTTTCGCTGTGCGAGGAAACCCGCTGCCGTCGTCAGACCTTGCTGGCCTATTTCGACGAAGATATGCCCGAGCCTTGCGGCCATTGCGACAACTGCGTGGACGGCGTGCAGACCTGGGACGCCACCGAGCCGGCGCGCCAGGGCCTGTCGGCCATTTATCGTACCGGCCAGCGTTATGGCGTGGGTCATCTGGTGGATGTGTTGCTGGGTAAGGACAACGAAAAGATTCGCAGCTTCGGCCATGAAAAACTCTCGGTGTACGGCGTCGGCAAAGCGCGCGCAGAAGGCGAGTGGCGCTCGTTGTTCCGGCAGATGGTCGCTCGCGGCCTGGTAGACATCGATCTTGAAGGGTATGGCGGGCTGCGCCTCAACGACAGTTGCCGGCCGCTGCTCAAGGGCGAAGTGAGCCTGCAATTGCGCCGCGACCTCAAGCCGCAGACCACCGCCAAAAGCAGCACCAGCCAGGCCAGCCAATTGGTGCGCGGGGAAGAGCGCGAACAGTGGGAAGCCTTGCGCACCCTGCGGCGCAAACTGGCGCAGGAACACAGCGTGCCGCCCTATGTCATCTTTCCCGACTCCACCTTGCTGGAGATGCTGCGCGAGCAGCCCACCACGCTGGCGGAAATGGCGCGTGTCAGCGGCGTGGGGGCGCGCAAGCTGGAGCGCTATGGCCAAGCCTTCCTTGAAGTACTCGGTGGCCAGGCCGAAGCGCCCAAGGAAGTGGCCGACATTCGCCATGAATTGATCAGCCTGGCCCGTGCGGGCATGACCCCTATCCAGATCGCGGGGCAGTTGCAATGCTCGGAAAAAAACGTCTACACCTTGCTGGCCGAATCCATTGGCAAGCAGCAGCTGTCCCTGGAGCAGGCGCTTGATTTACCGGAAGATTTGCTCGGTGAAATACAGGACGCTTTCCTCGACGGCGAAGGCGAATTGCCACCGGTGACGGAGATTGCACCGTTGTTTACCGGCCGCGTGCCTGAGGGTGTTCTGTACTGCGTACGCGCCGCTTTGCAGTCGGAATTCGAAATTTAG
- a CDS encoding MarR family transcriptional regulator encodes MPLTDQHRFGMQLAQMSRGWRAELDRRLAGLGLSQARWLVLLHLARFEEAPTQRELAQSVGVEGPTLARLLDSLEGQGLVQRQAVLEDRRAKRILLCDSARPLIDQIETIATALRHELFVGVDEADLRVCMRVHGHILANLEKS; translated from the coding sequence ATGCCGTTAACCGATCAACACCGTTTTGGCATGCAACTGGCGCAAATGTCCCGAGGTTGGCGCGCCGAACTGGACCGCCGTTTGGCGGGTCTGGGCCTGTCACAGGCGCGTTGGCTGGTGCTGTTGCACCTGGCCCGTTTCGAGGAAGCCCCCACTCAACGTGAACTGGCGCAAAGCGTCGGGGTGGAAGGGCCGACCCTTGCACGACTGCTCGACAGCCTCGAAGGCCAGGGCCTGGTGCAACGCCAGGCTGTGCTGGAGGATCGACGTGCCAAGCGCATCCTCCTGTGCGACAGCGCGCGGCCGTTGATCGATCAGATTGAAACCATCGCCACCGCCTTGCGCCATGAACTGTTCGTGGGCGTGGATGAGGCGGACCTGCGAGTGTGCATGCGTGTGCACGGGCATATTCTGGCGAATCTGGAAAAGTCCTGA
- a CDS encoding patatin-like phospholipase family protein, producing MRRLLSCLFLCLLPLLAHAVDIPRPKVGLVLSGGAARGLAHIGVLKALEEQGIQIDAIAGTSMGAVIGGLYASGYKIDELEKLALNIDWQQALSDAPPREDVPFRRKQDDRDFLIKQKLSFRDDGSLGLPLGVIQGQNLALLLESMFAHSSDTRDFDKLPIPFRAVATDITTGEKVVFRKGHLPKVIRASMSIPAVFAPVELDGRLLVDGGMTDNIPLDVAREMGVDIAIVVDIGTPLRARKQLATVVDVLNQSITLMTRRNSEEQLKALQPRDVLIQPPLAAYGVTDFGRAKDMIDAGYRATRALDVRLAHLRPAAPVDPQLVAARTPGERTPVITAIRVENDSKVSDDVIRYYIRQDLGEPLNLGRLQSDMGTLYGLDYFDQVQYRVIKKGQDNTLVISARGKRSGTDYLRLGLNLSDDMRGDSAFNLGASYRVNGINRLGAEWLTRVQIGDRQELYSEFYQPMDAGSRYFVAPYISAQAQNVELIMDNDPISEYRLERYGFGLNVGRQIGNSGEIRFGIGEAWGQADVRIGDRDLPSVSFNEGFYELKYSFDSLDNVYFPHTGEDIGLAYREFEPGLGSDQRYRQWEFKLDKAMSHGPDTLVLGGRYGRTLDDSDVVISSFLLGGARQLSGFRQDAISGQNISLMRAVYYRRLTPRSYLPLDFPLYLGASLERGRAWNNDNEFDSGYINAASIFLGFDTPLGPLNFSYGFNDDNQRAVYLNLGQTF from the coding sequence ATGCGCCGCCTGTTGTCCTGCCTGTTCCTGTGTCTGCTGCCCCTCCTCGCGCACGCCGTCGACATACCACGCCCAAAGGTCGGCCTGGTGCTGTCCGGCGGCGCCGCCCGTGGCTTGGCGCATATCGGTGTGCTCAAGGCCCTGGAAGAGCAAGGTATCCAGATCGACGCGATCGCCGGCACCAGCATGGGCGCGGTGATCGGCGGGCTGTATGCCTCCGGCTACAAGATCGACGAGCTGGAAAAACTGGCGCTCAACATCGATTGGCAACAGGCGCTGTCCGACGCGCCGCCGCGCGAAGATGTGCCGTTTCGCCGCAAGCAGGATGACCGCGATTTCCTGATCAAGCAGAAGCTCAGTTTCCGCGACGACGGCAGCCTCGGCCTGCCGCTGGGGGTGATCCAGGGCCAGAACCTGGCCCTGCTGCTGGAAAGCATGTTCGCCCACAGCAGCGACACCCGCGACTTCGACAAACTGCCGATCCCTTTCCGCGCGGTGGCCACCGATATCACCACCGGCGAAAAAGTCGTCTTCCGCAAGGGCCATTTGCCCAAGGTGATCCGCGCGAGTATGTCGATCCCGGCGGTGTTCGCGCCGGTCGAGCTGGACGGTCGGTTGCTGGTGGACGGCGGCATGACCGATAACATCCCGCTGGATGTCGCGCGGGAGATGGGCGTGGATATCGCCATCGTGGTGGACATCGGCACGCCGCTGCGCGCTCGCAAGCAACTGGCCACGGTGGTGGATGTGCTCAACCAGTCCATCACGCTGATGACCCGGCGCAATTCCGAAGAACAACTCAAGGCCCTGCAACCCAGGGACGTGTTGATCCAACCGCCGTTGGCTGCCTACGGGGTGACCGATTTCGGTCGCGCCAAGGACATGATCGACGCCGGTTACCGCGCCACCCGCGCCCTCGACGTGCGCCTGGCACACCTGCGCCCCGCTGCGCCGGTTGACCCGCAACTGGTGGCCGCACGTACGCCGGGTGAGCGCACGCCGGTGATCACCGCCATCCGCGTGGAAAACGACTCGAAAGTCAGTGACGATGTGATCCGCTATTACATTCGCCAAGACTTGGGCGAACCGCTCAATCTAGGGCGCCTGCAAAGCGACATGGGCACCTTGTATGGCCTGGATTATTTCGACCAGGTGCAGTACCGCGTCATCAAGAAAGGCCAGGACAACACCCTGGTGATCAGCGCGCGCGGCAAACGCAGCGGCACCGACTACCTGCGCCTGGGGCTTAACCTGTCGGATGACATGCGTGGCGACAGCGCCTTCAACCTCGGCGCCAGCTACCGCGTCAATGGTATCAACCGCCTCGGCGCGGAATGGCTGACGCGGGTGCAGATCGGCGATCGCCAGGAACTGTACAGCGAGTTCTACCAACCGATGGACGCTGGCTCGCGGTACTTCGTCGCGCCGTATATCAGTGCCCAGGCGCAGAACGTGGAGCTGATCATGGACAACGACCCGATCTCCGAATACCGCCTGGAACGCTACGGTTTTGGCCTGAATGTGGGACGGCAGATCGGCAACAGCGGCGAGATCCGCTTCGGCATCGGCGAGGCCTGGGGCCAGGCCGACGTGCGCATCGGCGACCGCGACCTGCCGAGCGTGAGCTTCAACGAGGGTTTCTACGAACTGAAATACTCCTTCGACTCTCTGGACAACGTGTACTTCCCCCACACGGGGGAGGACATCGGCCTGGCCTACCGCGAATTCGAACCCGGCCTGGGTTCGGACCAGCGCTACCGCCAATGGGAATTCAAGCTGGACAAAGCCATGAGCCACGGCCCTGACACCTTGGTGCTGGGCGGGCGCTACGGACGCACTCTGGACGATTCGGACGTGGTGATTTCCAGCTTCCTGCTCGGCGGCGCGCGGCAGCTCTCAGGCTTTCGCCAGGACGCGATTTCGGGGCAGAACATCAGCCTGATGCGCGCGGTGTACTACCGCCGGCTGACACCGCGCTCGTACTTGCCGCTGGATTTCCCGCTGTATCTGGGCGCATCCCTGGAGCGCGGACGGGCGTGGAACAATGACAATGAATTTGATAGCGGTTACATCAACGCAGCCAGCATTTTCCTGGGCTTCGACACGCCGTTGGGGCCGCTGAATTTCAGTTACGGGTTTAACGATGACAACCAGAGAGCGGTTTACCTGAACCTGGGGCAGACCTTTTAA
- a CDS encoding SelT/SelW/SelH family protein, whose translation MSSIKPEVVITYCTQCQWLLRAAWLAQELLSTFADDLGKVSLVPATGGAFQITCDGVQLWERKADGGFPEAKELKKRVRDQIDPARDLGHNDRTQ comes from the coding sequence ATGTCTTCGATCAAACCCGAGGTCGTCATCACGTATTGCACCCAATGCCAGTGGTTGCTGCGCGCCGCGTGGCTGGCCCAGGAGCTGTTGAGCACATTTGCCGATGACCTGGGCAAAGTCTCGCTGGTGCCTGCAACCGGTGGGGCGTTTCAGATCACCTGCGACGGCGTGCAGCTCTGGGAGCGTAAAGCCGATGGCGGTTTTCCCGAAGCCAAGGAGCTTAAAAAGCGCGTACGTGACCAGATCGACCCGGCGCGCGACCTTGGCCACAACGACCGGACGCAATAA
- a CDS encoding DMT family transporter, translating to MTPRTALGALHIGALMFGLTGVFGKLAAASPAIIVFGRALFAVLALAMFARFASRTPWKRLERRDGRRLLLSGVLLAAHWVTFFIAVKVAGVAVATLGFTAFPAFTVILEGLIFRERIRANEGLLVVLVTVGLVLVTPDFNLASEATGGLLWGIASGLLFSLLSLNNRAGSGRIPAVQAALCQNLVVAVCLLPVAAPGLADVRALDWLWIGLLGVFCTGLAHSLFVASLAVIKARTASVVFAMEPVYGITAAWLLFAETPTLRMLLGGALIIVAIVISGLMGSAAPAKQPTAAA from the coding sequence ATGACTCCCCGCACAGCCCTGGGCGCCCTGCATATCGGCGCATTGATGTTTGGCCTCACCGGCGTATTCGGCAAACTGGCGGCTGCCTCGCCGGCGATCATCGTATTCGGCCGGGCGCTGTTCGCGGTGCTTGCCCTGGCGATGTTCGCCCGGTTCGCCAGCCGCACCCCATGGAAGCGCCTTGAGCGCCGCGATGGGCGGCGGCTGCTGCTCAGCGGCGTGTTGCTGGCGGCCCACTGGGTAACGTTCTTTATCGCGGTGAAGGTGGCGGGCGTAGCGGTGGCGACGCTGGGCTTTACCGCGTTCCCGGCCTTCACCGTGATCCTGGAAGGGTTGATTTTTCGCGAACGTATCCGCGCCAACGAAGGGCTGCTCGTGGTGCTGGTCACAGTCGGCCTGGTGCTGGTGACACCCGACTTCAACCTGGCCAGCGAGGCCACGGGCGGTCTGCTCTGGGGCATCGCTTCGGGTTTGCTGTTTTCCCTGTTGTCGTTGAACAACCGTGCCGGCTCCGGGCGCATCCCGGCGGTGCAGGCGGCACTGTGCCAGAACCTGGTGGTAGCGGTGTGCCTGTTGCCGGTGGCGGCTCCGGGCCTGGCGGATGTGCGCGCGCTGGATTGGTTGTGGATCGGCCTGCTCGGGGTGTTCTGCACCGGCCTGGCCCACAGTTTGTTCGTGGCGAGCCTGGCGGTCATCAAGGCGCGCACGGCGTCGGTGGTGTTTGCCATGGAGCCGGTCTACGGCATCACCGCCGCATGGCTGCTGTTTGCCGAAACCCCGACCCTGCGCATGCTGTTGGGCGGTGCGTTGATCATCGTCGCGATCGTGATTTCCGGCCTGATGGGCAGCGCCGCCCCGGCAAAACAGCCCACCGCAGCCGCCTGA
- a CDS encoding AraC family transcriptional regulator, with the protein MRPALTLRHYLEAPIAHSHEHAQLVFGLSGHLDLEVDGHGSQVRESSVMVLPYSAHHACGSRDGSRCLVLDVPTEHWVVQSLGEHADASRRLLDQPARLALDARQHQLVQWLAQSPVDDPLMVQQGAVLLLASLNHPQAQPVPGRRLPYAAFNAHIERHVSHPLQVADLARIAGLSVARLHARFVAECGQTPMDYIRSRRLHKARRLLQDTALPIGEIAERVGYASQSAFAAAMLREFGASPGTLRRSS; encoded by the coding sequence ATGAGACCGGCCCTCACCCTACGCCACTACCTCGAAGCGCCCATCGCCCACAGCCATGAGCATGCGCAACTGGTATTCGGGCTGTCCGGCCATCTGGACCTGGAGGTCGATGGTCATGGCAGCCAGGTGCGCGAGAGCAGCGTGATGGTGCTGCCCTACTCCGCCCACCATGCCTGTGGCAGTCGCGATGGCAGTCGCTGCCTGGTGCTGGACGTACCCACCGAACACTGGGTAGTGCAGTCTCTGGGCGAGCACGCGGACGCCAGCCGCCGGCTGCTTGACCAGCCGGCGCGCCTGGCCCTGGATGCCCGCCAGCACCAGTTGGTGCAGTGGCTCGCCCAGAGCCCGGTGGACGACCCGCTGATGGTGCAGCAAGGCGCGGTATTGCTGCTCGCCAGCCTCAACCATCCGCAGGCCCAGCCCGTGCCAGGTCGACGCCTGCCTTATGCAGCCTTCAATGCGCATATCGAGCGGCACGTGTCGCACCCTCTGCAGGTGGCCGACCTGGCGCGCATCGCCGGCCTGTCGGTGGCACGCCTGCATGCGCGATTTGTCGCCGAGTGCGGTCAGACGCCCATGGACTACATCCGCAGCCGTCGCCTGCACAAGGCACGGCGCCTGCTGCAGGACACGGCGCTGCCCATCGGTGAAATCGCCGAGCGCGTCGGCTATGCCTCGCAAAGCGCATTCGCGGCCGCCATGTTGCGTGAGTTCGGCGCGTCTCCCGGAACCTTGCGGCGCTCGTCATAG
- a CDS encoding UDP-2,3-diacylglucosamine diphosphatase — protein MTSAEFAKPSRKQRVRTLWISDVHLGTRDCQAEHLSQFLKGYHADKVYLVGDIIDGWKMRGGMYWPQAHTNVIRRLLTMAKRGTEVIYVTGNHDEFLRRYSKLILGNIQLVDEAVHVTADGRHLLVIHGDQFDVITRYHRWLAFLGDSAYEFTLTLNRWLNHWRARYGYGYWSLSAYLKHKVKTAVSFISDFEEAIAHEVTRRELHGVVCGHIHHAEIRKVGEVDYLNCGDWVESCTALIEHWDGSIELYRLADAQAKEAQLKAEVAQAHIL, from the coding sequence ATGACCAGTGCCGAGTTCGCCAAGCCCAGCCGCAAGCAACGGGTGCGTACCCTGTGGATTTCCGATGTGCATCTGGGCACCCGGGATTGCCAGGCTGAACATCTCTCGCAGTTTCTCAAGGGCTACCATGCCGACAAGGTCTATCTGGTGGGCGACATTATCGACGGCTGGAAAATGCGCGGCGGCATGTACTGGCCCCAGGCGCATACCAACGTAATCCGCCGTCTGCTGACCATGGCCAAGCGTGGCACCGAGGTGATCTACGTCACCGGCAACCACGATGAATTCCTGCGCCGTTATTCCAAGCTGATCCTGGGCAATATCCAGTTGGTCGACGAAGCCGTGCATGTGACCGCCGATGGTCGCCACCTGCTGGTGATTCACGGCGACCAATTTGACGTGATTACCCGTTATCACCGCTGGCTGGCGTTTCTCGGCGACTCGGCCTACGAATTCACCCTCACCTTGAACCGCTGGTTAAACCACTGGCGCGCGCGCTATGGCTATGGCTACTGGTCGCTGTCGGCGTACCTCAAGCATAAGGTCAAGACGGCGGTGAGTTTCATCAGCGATTTTGAAGAAGCGATCGCCCACGAAGTGACGCGGCGTGAACTGCATGGGGTGGTGTGCGGGCATATCCACCACGCGGAGATTCGCAAGGTGGGCGAGGTGGATTACCTCAACTGCGGGGACTGGGTGGAGTCGTGCACGGCGTTGATTGAACATTGGGATGGCAGTATCGAGTTGTATCGATTGGCGGATGCCCAGGCCAAAGAAGCGCAACTGAAGGCCGAGGTGGCTCAGGCACACATTCTGTAA
- a CDS encoding amino acid aminotransferase codes for MHFDAIGRVPGDPILGLMDLYAQDANPNKFDLGVGVYKDDQGLTPIPPSVKLAEQRLVDRQTTKTYIGGHGDAAFGQLISELVLGADSALLHGRRAGATQTPGGTGALRLSADFIAANLPGRGVWLSNPTWPIHETIFAKAGLKVSHYPYVGADNRLDVAAMLTTLATVPQGDVVLLHACCHNPTGFDLSHDDWRRVLEIVRERHLLPLIDFAYQGFGDGLEQDAWAVRLFAAELPEVLITSSCSKNFGLYRDRVGALIVCAADAEKLTDVRSQLANIARNLWSTPPDHGAAVVATILGDAKLKQQWSEEVEAMRARIAQLRSGLVEALTPHGLSERFAHIGAQRGMFSYTGLSAEQVKQLREKHSVYMVSSGRANVAGIDATRLALLAEAIADVCN; via the coding sequence ATGCATTTCGACGCCATTGGCCGCGTGCCCGGCGATCCGATCCTGGGGCTGATGGACCTGTACGCCCAGGATGCCAATCCGAACAAGTTCGACCTGGGCGTGGGCGTGTACAAGGACGACCAGGGCCTGACGCCGATTCCGCCGTCGGTAAAACTTGCCGAACAGCGCCTGGTAGACCGGCAAACCACCAAGACCTACATCGGCGGTCACGGTGACGCCGCGTTCGGCCAACTGATCAGCGAGCTGGTGCTGGGCGCCGACTCCGCGCTGTTGCACGGGCGGCGTGCGGGCGCGACCCAGACGCCGGGCGGCACCGGCGCGCTGCGTTTGAGTGCCGACTTTATCGCCGCCAACCTGCCGGGCCGCGGCGTCTGGCTGAGCAACCCGACCTGGCCGATCCACGAAACCATCTTCGCCAAGGCCGGGCTCAAGGTCAGCCATTACCCCTACGTGGGCGCCGATAACCGCCTGGATGTGGCGGCGATGCTGACCACCCTCGCCACCGTGCCGCAAGGCGATGTGGTGCTGCTCCACGCCTGCTGTCATAACCCGACCGGCTTCGATCTGTCCCACGACGATTGGCGCCGGGTGTTGGAGATCGTGCGCGAACGGCACCTGCTGCCGCTGATCGACTTCGCCTACCAGGGCTTCGGCGATGGCCTGGAGCAGGACGCGTGGGCCGTGCGCCTGTTTGCCGCCGAACTGCCGGAAGTGCTGATCACCAGTTCCTGCTCGAAGAACTTCGGCCTCTATCGCGACCGTGTCGGCGCGCTGATTGTGTGTGCGGCGGATGCCGAGAAACTCACGGATGTGCGCAGCCAATTGGCCAACATCGCGCGCAATCTGTGGTCGACCCCGCCGGATCACGGCGCGGCGGTGGTGGCGACCATCCTCGGCGATGCCAAGCTGAAACAGCAGTGGAGTGAGGAAGTCGAAGCCATGCGGGCGCGCATTGCGCAGTTGCGCTCCGGGCTGGTGGAGGCTCTGACACCTCACGGTTTATCCGAGCGGTTCGCGCACATTGGCGCGCAACGCGGGATGTTTTCCTATACCGGCCTGAGTGCCGAGCAGGTCAAGCAACTGCGCGAGAAGCACAGCGTGTATATGGTCAGTTCGGGGCGGGCCAATGTGGCTGGGATTGATGCGACACGCTTGGCGTTGCTGGCCGAGGCGATTGCCGACGTCTGCAACTGA
- a CDS encoding 4a-hydroxytetrahydrobiopterin dehydratase, with amino-acid sequence MTTLNQAHCEACRADAPQVSDEELPVLIKQIPDWNIEVRDGVMQLEKVFLFKNFKFALAFTNAMGEISEAEGHHPGLLTEWGKVTVTWWSHSIKGLHRNDFIMAARTDEVAKTAEGRK; translated from the coding sequence ATGACCACCTTGAACCAAGCCCACTGCGAAGCCTGCCGCGCCGATGCCCCGCAAGTCAGCGACGAAGAACTGCCGGTGCTGATCAAGCAGATCCCCGACTGGAACATCGAGGTGCGTGACGGCGTGATGCAGCTGGAAAAGGTTTTCCTGTTCAAGAACTTCAAGTTTGCCCTGGCCTTTACCAACGCCATGGGTGAGATCTCCGAAGCCGAAGGCCATCACCCTGGCCTGCTGACTGAATGGGGCAAAGTCACCGTGACCTGGTGGAGCCACTCCATCAAGGGCCTCCACCGCAACGACTTCATCATGGCCGCGCGCACCGATGAAGTGGCCAAGACCGCCGAGGGCCGCAAGTAA
- the phhA gene encoding phenylalanine 4-monooxygenase — protein sequence MKQTHYVAREPDAQGFIHYPPEEHAVWNTLITRQLKVIEGRACQEYLDGIDKLGLPLDRIPQLGEINQVLAETTGWQVARVPALIPFQTFFELLASKRFPVATFIRTREELDYLQEPDIFHEIFGHCPLLTNPWFAEFTHTYGKLGLAATKEQRVYLARLYWMTIEFGLVDTPAGRRIYGGGILSSPKETVYSLSSEPEHQAFDPLEAMRTPYRIDILQPLYFVLPDLKRLFEVAQEDIMGMVERGMQLGLHAPKFAPKPKAA from the coding sequence ATGAAGCAGACGCACTACGTGGCCCGCGAGCCCGACGCGCAAGGTTTTATCCACTATCCGCCGGAAGAACATGCGGTGTGGAACACCCTGATCACACGTCAGTTGAAGGTGATTGAGGGCCGCGCCTGTCAGGAATACCTGGACGGCATCGACAAGCTCGGTCTGCCCCTTGACCGCATTCCGCAACTGGGCGAGATCAACCAGGTGTTGGCCGAGACCACCGGCTGGCAAGTCGCCCGCGTGCCGGCGCTGATTCCCTTCCAGACTTTTTTCGAATTACTCGCCAGCAAACGGTTTCCGGTGGCCACTTTTATTCGCACCCGTGAAGAATTGGACTACCTGCAAGAGCCGGATATTTTCCACGAGATCTTCGGCCACTGCCCGCTCCTGACCAACCCCTGGTTCGCCGAATTCACCCACACTTACGGCAAGCTCGGCCTGGCGGCGACCAAGGAGCAACGGGTCTACCTGGCGCGCCTGTACTGGATGACCATCGAGTTCGGTCTGGTAGATACCCCGGCCGGCCGGCGCATCTACGGCGGCGGGATTCTGTCGTCGCCCAAGGAGACGGTGTACAGCCTGTCCTCCGAGCCCGAGCATCAAGCCTTCGACCCGTTGGAAGCGATGCGCACGCCGTACCGCATCGACATCCTGCAACCGCTGTACTTCGTGCTGCCCGACCTCAAGCGTCTGTTCGAGGTGGCGCAGGAAGACATCATGGGCATGGTCGAGCGCGGCATGCAGTTGGGTCTGCATGCGCCGAAATTTGCGCCCAAACCAAAGGCCGCTTGA